Proteins from a genomic interval of Odontesthes bonariensis isolate fOdoBon6 chromosome 7, fOdoBon6.hap1, whole genome shotgun sequence:
- the usb1 gene encoding U6 snRNA phosphodiesterase 1 isoform X2 produces the protein MLVGYSSSSEDEREATATRSRSCSRKWRKEDGGSDDCTEEKKKKIKTEELAPKTRLPLPGCLAAMFPDEVDPQTEDSSLHSGRVRSFKHERGNWATCVYLPYPPEEEFEELLEELLLAAGSRGLVLTPQEEFHLSLSQTVVLRHHWIQPFTQSLKASLARCKRFVCTAGSLRVYCNAERTSQLAGLPSSAPKRGWNSAHRTQQGVRRCSEMMLLIWDVTQLHVRRGELSL, from the exons ATGTTGGTCGGTTACAGCAGCAGCTCGGAGGACGAAAGAGAAGCAACCGCGACCCGGAGCCGAAGCTGTTCCCGAAAGTGGCGGAAGGAAGATGGCGGCAGCGATGACTGCacggaggagaagaagaagaagataaaaACCGAGGAGCTGGCTCCTAAAACCAG GCTGCCGCTCCCCGGCTGCCTCGCGGCCATGTTTCCAGACGAAGTGGATCCACAAACTGAAGACAGCTCCCTTCATAGTGGACGTGTCCGCTCCTTCAAGCATGAGAGAGGAAACTGGGCCACTTGTGTTTATTTGCCTT ACCCTCCtgaggaggagtttgaggagCTGTTGGAGGAGCTGCTCCTGGCGGCCGGGTCTCGGGGGCTCGTTCTGACCCCACAGGAGGAGTTCCACCTCAGCCTGTCTCAGACGGTGGTGCTCAGACACCACTGGATCCAGCCCTTCACTCAGAGCCTGAAGGCCAGCCTGGCCCGCTGTAAGAG GTTTGTGTGCACAGCAGGGAGCCTGCGGGTCTACTGTAACGCTGAGAGGACGAG ccaactagccggactaccttcatcagcaccaaaacgaggctggaactctgctcacaggacgcagcagggggtaagaagatgttcagaaatgatgttgctgatatgggatgttacacagcttcatgtcagaagaggcgaactgtccctttaa